One window from the genome of Streptomyces cadmiisoli encodes:
- a CDS encoding fatty acyl-AMP ligase has product MPHQPQHRTLTDAVRSGVEQHPDRAAFVYLHEDGPGLRPEKLSYAELDRRARVVATRLRQAAKGDIGRPVLLLHPPTLDFVTAFLGCFYAGRTAIPAPLPDEPGERLARVGTILRDANVGAVLTLPGYRQAVGAWLTAAGAPDVVCLATGADTEGATDADPDLWVPPAVRDTDVAFLQYSSGSTSEPKGVMVTHANLAANEEAIRAAMRTPPGVVAGSWLPLYHDMGLIGMTLQPLWVGGTSVQMSPISFIKQPHRWLRMIHDYRVEGTASPDFGYELCVRRVTEEQTAGLDLSCLRVALNGAEPVRAGTLRAFVRRFAGQGLRPEVLLPSYGLAENTLLVSSGDTESPHLELQVDAHSLERDELRPARSDRASRTLVSCGRPADTEVLIVDPVSLRELTAGRVGEIWLRGPSVAAGYWNRPGPTAEAFAATTAEGRGGCFRTGDLGALLDGELYVTGRIKEMLIQHGRNLYPQDIEQAVQDSAEAFRRGGGAVFAVSDPAEDRSHVVVVQELRAGAGAGAGAVDGDLPRLAASVQALLSRTFQLAAVSVVLVRPGVIRKTTSGKTQRTLMRQLFLDGALPVLHRRLQRPVADLLPGTDPAADPAAAPARDTVAPRG; this is encoded by the coding sequence GTGCCGCATCAGCCCCAGCACCGAACGCTGACGGACGCCGTACGCTCCGGGGTGGAACAGCACCCCGATCGGGCCGCGTTCGTGTACCTGCACGAGGACGGACCGGGCCTGCGCCCGGAGAAACTGAGCTACGCGGAACTCGACCGGCGGGCCCGCGTCGTGGCCACCCGGCTCCGGCAGGCCGCGAAGGGAGACATCGGACGCCCGGTCCTGCTGCTCCACCCGCCGACCCTGGACTTCGTCACGGCCTTCCTCGGCTGCTTCTACGCCGGGCGCACCGCGATCCCGGCCCCGCTGCCCGACGAACCCGGTGAGCGGCTCGCCCGGGTCGGCACCATCCTGCGCGACGCGAACGTCGGAGCGGTCCTGACCCTCCCCGGCTACCGGCAGGCCGTCGGCGCCTGGCTGACCGCCGCGGGGGCACCGGACGTGGTCTGCCTCGCGACCGGCGCGGACACCGAGGGCGCCACGGACGCCGACCCCGACCTGTGGGTGCCGCCCGCCGTCCGCGACACCGACGTGGCCTTCCTCCAGTACAGCTCGGGCTCCACCAGCGAGCCCAAGGGCGTCATGGTCACGCACGCCAATCTCGCGGCCAACGAGGAGGCCATCCGCGCCGCCATGCGCACCCCGCCGGGCGTGGTGGCCGGCAGCTGGCTGCCGCTGTACCACGACATGGGGCTGATCGGCATGACGCTGCAACCGCTGTGGGTCGGCGGCACCAGCGTGCAGATGTCGCCGATCTCCTTCATCAAACAACCGCACCGCTGGCTGCGGATGATCCACGACTACCGCGTGGAGGGCACGGCCTCCCCCGACTTCGGCTACGAACTGTGCGTGCGGCGCGTCACCGAGGAGCAGACGGCCGGCCTCGACCTGTCCTGCCTGCGGGTCGCGCTGAACGGGGCGGAGCCGGTGCGCGCCGGGACACTGCGCGCCTTCGTGCGGCGGTTCGCCGGACAGGGGCTGCGCCCCGAGGTGCTGCTGCCCTCCTACGGACTGGCCGAGAACACCCTGCTGGTCTCCTCCGGCGACACCGAGTCGCCGCACCTCGAACTCCAGGTGGACGCGCACTCCTTGGAGCGCGACGAGCTGCGTCCCGCCCGCAGCGACCGGGCGAGCCGGACCCTGGTCAGCTGCGGCCGGCCGGCGGACACGGAGGTGCTGATCGTCGACCCGGTGAGCCTGCGGGAGCTGACGGCCGGGCGGGTCGGTGAGATCTGGCTGCGCGGGCCGTCGGTCGCCGCCGGCTACTGGAACCGTCCCGGCCCGACCGCCGAGGCATTCGCGGCCACGACCGCCGAGGGCCGCGGCGGCTGCTTCCGCACCGGCGACCTGGGCGCCCTGCTCGACGGGGAGCTCTACGTCACCGGCCGGATCAAGGAGATGCTCATCCAGCACGGGCGCAACCTCTACCCGCAGGACATCGAGCAGGCGGTGCAGGACTCGGCGGAGGCGTTCCGGCGCGGCGGCGGCGCGGTGTTCGCCGTCAGCGACCCGGCCGAGGACCGCTCCCATGTCGTCGTGGTGCAGGAGCTGCGGGCCGGGGCCGGGGCCGGGGCCGGGGCCGTCGACGGCGACCTGCCGCGCCTGGCCGCGTCCGTCCAGGCGCTGCTCAGCCGGACGTTCCAGCTGGCCGCGGTGAGCGTGGTGCTGGTGCGTCCGGGGGTGATCCGCAAGACCACCAGCGGCAAGACGCAGCGCACGCTGATGCGGCAGCTGTTCCTCGACGGCGCCCTGCCGGTGCTGCACCGGCGTCTCCAGCGACCGGTGGCCGACCTGCTGCCGGGCACAGACCCGGCCGCAGACCCGGCCGCCGCGCCGGCGCGCGACACCGTGGCACCTCGCGGCTGA